A region from the Nesterenkonia lacusekhoensis genome encodes:
- a CDS encoding TerC family protein, with amino-acid sequence MEITPLLWGVTLTLIIGLLLFDYVFHVRKAHTPTIREAAVWSSVYIGIALVFGLIFFAAGDHQHAVEYYAGYLTEKALSVDNLFVFLVIMASFKVPREYQQKVLLFGITFALISRTAFIFLGAAIIERWSDVFYLFGLALLLVAGQQLRGELTGDKDGKDEADNIMIRLATRVLPSSEEYDGDRLVTRVDGRRLMTPMLLVMVAIGATDLLFAFDSIPAIFGLTQEPYIVFTATAFSLMGLRQLYFLIDGLLDRLVYLSFGLAAILGFIGVKLILHALHENNLPFVNEGQNVPIQEIPTLVSLAVIVVILAVTVAVSLLSPKGRALRALQNAERYAYRYTMLAEDAPEEQRQAAAERMDRWTSAAERVSEKHRDDLLDHKDRYSAIIREAYEARSAAEARRRSGHRPH; translated from the coding sequence ATGGAGATCACTCCACTCCTCTGGGGCGTCACCCTCACTCTCATCATCGGGCTGCTGCTCTTCGACTACGTCTTCCACGTGCGCAAGGCCCATACCCCCACTATTCGTGAGGCGGCCGTCTGGTCCTCGGTCTATATCGGGATCGCTCTGGTCTTCGGTCTGATCTTCTTCGCCGCCGGCGACCATCAGCACGCGGTGGAGTACTACGCCGGCTACCTGACCGAGAAGGCGCTGAGCGTGGACAACCTCTTCGTCTTCCTGGTCATCATGGCCTCCTTCAAGGTGCCCCGCGAGTACCAGCAGAAGGTTCTGCTCTTCGGGATCACCTTCGCTCTCATCTCGCGCACTGCCTTCATCTTCTTGGGCGCAGCGATCATCGAACGCTGGTCCGATGTCTTCTACCTCTTCGGGCTGGCGCTGCTGCTGGTGGCCGGCCAGCAGCTGCGCGGCGAGCTGACCGGGGACAAAGACGGCAAGGACGAGGCCGACAACATCATGATCCGGCTGGCCACCCGTGTCCTGCCCAGTTCGGAGGAGTACGACGGCGACCGGCTCGTCACACGCGTGGACGGCAGGCGGCTCATGACACCGATGCTGCTGGTGATGGTGGCCATCGGCGCCACCGATCTGCTCTTCGCCTTCGACTCCATCCCGGCGATCTTCGGCCTGACCCAGGAGCCCTACATCGTCTTCACCGCCACGGCCTTCTCCCTGATGGGTCTGCGGCAGCTGTACTTCCTGATTGACGGGCTGCTGGATCGCCTGGTCTACCTGTCCTTCGGCCTGGCGGCCATCCTCGGCTTCATCGGCGTCAAGCTCATCCTCCATGCCCTGCACGAGAACAACCTGCCGTTCGTCAACGAGGGCCAGAACGTCCCGATCCAGGAGATACCTACGCTGGTCTCACTGGCGGTCATCGTGGTGATCCTCGCGGTGACCGTTGCGGTCTCACTGCTCAGCCCCAAGGGACGTGCGCTGCGGGCCCTGCAGAACGCCGAGCGCTATGCCTATCGCTACACGATGCTGGCTGAGGACGCCCCGGAGGAGCAGCGTCAGGCGGCTGCGGAGCGCATGGACCGGTGGACCTCAGCGGCGGAGCGGGTCTCTGAGAAGCACCGTGATGACCTGTTGGATCATAAGGACAGGTACTCGGCGATCATCCGCGAGGCTTATGAGGCCCGGTCCGCCGCAGAAGCTCGGAGAAGATCCGGGCACCGTCCTCACTGA
- a CDS encoding GNAT family N-acetyltransferase, with the protein MPQAARLLELSDVEELTELLRVNRNFLAPWSPAWDDEFFTGERQRELAQDALGLHQAGSMVPWVICDERGRIAGRLNLNGIVRGALQSAAVGYWVGEQFNGQGLAGCAVAEAVVYSRDVLGLHRLQAETLVHNIASQRVLETNGFSRYGMAPEYLKIDGAWQDT; encoded by the coding sequence ATGCCCCAGGCGGCGCGCCTCCTCGAGCTCTCCGACGTCGAGGAGCTCACCGAACTGCTGCGTGTGAACCGGAACTTCCTCGCGCCCTGGTCGCCTGCCTGGGATGACGAGTTCTTCACTGGGGAACGACAGCGGGAACTGGCCCAGGACGCCCTGGGGCTGCACCAGGCGGGTTCCATGGTGCCGTGGGTGATCTGTGACGAGCGCGGCCGGATCGCCGGGCGGCTGAACCTGAACGGCATCGTGCGCGGTGCGCTTCAGTCCGCGGCTGTGGGCTACTGGGTGGGGGAGCAGTTCAACGGCCAGGGACTGGCCGGCTGTGCCGTCGCTGAGGCGGTGGTCTATAGCCGGGATGTGCTGGGCCTGCACCGGCTGCAGGCAGAGACTCTGGTGCACAACATCGCCTCCCAGCGGGTGCTGGAGACGAACGGTTTCTCCCGCTACGGGATGGCCCCGGAGTACCTGAAGATCGACGGAGCCTGGCAGGACACCTGA
- the uvrB gene encoding excinuclease ABC subunit UvrB has protein sequence MSLAPKISRTVAPFEVVSPYQPSGDQPKAIEELAERIEGGEKDVVLMGATGTGKSATAAWLVERIQRPTLIMVQNKTLAAQLANEFRELLPNNAVEYFVSYYDYYQPEAYVPQTDTFIEKDSSVNEEVERLRHSATNALLTRRDVVVVATVSCIYGLGTPEEYIEQMVPIRRGQQIDRDQLLRRFVTMQYVRNDTDFHRGTFRVRGDTVEIIPMYEELAIRIEFFGDEIEAIHTLHPLTGTVVREEEEMYIFPASHYVAGDDRMAQAITRIEDELRIRLEELESKDKLLEAQRLRMRTTYDLEMMQQMGFCNGIENYSRHIDGRGPGSAPHCLLDYFPDDFLLIVDESHVTIPQIGGMYEGDMSRKRTLVEHGFRLPSAMDNRPLKWDEFLERIGQTVYLSATPGNYELSQSDGVVEQIIRPTGLVDPEIVVKPTKGQIDDLLGEIRSRSAQDERVLVTTLTKRMAEDLTEYLLEHGVKVEYLHSDVDTLRRVEVLRELRKGTYDVVVGINLLREGLDLPEVSLVAILDADKEGFLRSTTSLIQTIGRAARNVQGQVHMYADRITDSMRYAIDETERRRQIQMAYNQEHGIDPAPLQKKIADITDQLAREDADTADLLQGMGGLATGFQYGKGQRGWTGFQKDGDQAEQETAASTTPAKDLADLIEQMTQQMHNAAEELNFELAARLRDEIGDLKKELRQMKAAE, from the coding sequence GTGAGCTTGGCACCGAAGATCTCCCGGACCGTCGCCCCCTTCGAAGTCGTCAGCCCGTATCAGCCCTCCGGCGACCAGCCCAAGGCGATCGAGGAACTCGCCGAACGGATCGAAGGCGGCGAGAAGGACGTCGTGCTGATGGGAGCCACCGGCACGGGCAAGTCGGCGACGGCGGCCTGGCTGGTCGAGCGCATTCAGCGCCCCACGCTCATCATGGTGCAGAACAAGACGCTGGCCGCTCAGCTGGCCAACGAGTTCCGCGAGCTGCTGCCGAACAACGCTGTGGAGTACTTCGTCTCCTACTACGACTATTACCAGCCTGAGGCTTACGTGCCGCAGACCGACACCTTCATCGAGAAGGACTCCTCGGTCAACGAAGAGGTCGAGCGGCTGCGTCACTCAGCCACCAACGCTCTGCTGACCCGGCGGGACGTGGTCGTGGTCGCCACCGTCTCCTGCATCTACGGCCTGGGAACCCCGGAGGAGTACATCGAGCAGATGGTCCCGATCCGCCGGGGCCAGCAGATCGATCGGGACCAGCTGCTGCGTCGGTTCGTGACCATGCAGTACGTGCGCAATGACACCGACTTCCATCGCGGCACCTTCCGGGTGCGCGGGGACACGGTGGAGATCATCCCCATGTATGAGGAGCTCGCCATCCGCATCGAGTTCTTCGGCGATGAGATCGAAGCGATCCACACCCTTCATCCGCTGACCGGCACCGTGGTGCGCGAAGAGGAGGAGATGTACATCTTCCCGGCCAGCCACTATGTGGCCGGTGATGATCGGATGGCTCAGGCCATCACTCGGATCGAGGACGAGCTGCGGATCCGACTCGAGGAGCTGGAGTCCAAGGACAAGCTGCTGGAGGCCCAGCGGCTGCGCATGCGCACCACCTACGACCTCGAGATGATGCAGCAGATGGGCTTCTGCAACGGCATCGAGAACTACTCACGGCATATCGACGGCCGGGGACCGGGCTCGGCTCCGCACTGTCTGCTGGACTACTTCCCGGACGACTTCCTGCTGATCGTCGACGAGTCCCATGTGACCATCCCGCAGATCGGCGGCATGTACGAGGGCGACATGTCCCGCAAACGTACTCTGGTCGAGCACGGCTTCCGCCTGCCCAGCGCGATGGACAACCGTCCGCTGAAGTGGGACGAGTTTTTGGAGCGGATCGGCCAGACCGTCTATCTCTCCGCCACACCGGGCAACTACGAGCTCTCCCAGTCCGATGGGGTGGTCGAACAGATCATCCGTCCCACCGGCCTGGTCGACCCGGAGATCGTGGTCAAACCGACCAAGGGCCAGATCGATGACCTGCTCGGCGAGATCCGCAGCCGATCGGCCCAGGACGAGCGCGTCTTGGTCACCACGCTGACCAAGCGCATGGCGGAGGACCTCACCGAGTATCTGCTCGAACACGGGGTCAAGGTCGAGTACCTGCATTCCGATGTGGACACTCTCCGGCGTGTGGAGGTGCTGCGCGAGCTGCGTAAGGGAACCTACGACGTCGTCGTCGGGATCAACCTGCTGCGCGAGGGCTTGGACCTGCCCGAGGTCTCGCTGGTGGCCATCCTGGATGCCGATAAGGAAGGCTTCCTGCGCTCGACCACCTCACTGATCCAGACCATCGGCCGTGCCGCCCGCAACGTCCAGGGTCAGGTGCATATGTACGCCGACCGGATCACCGATTCCATGCGCTACGCCATCGATGAGACCGAGCGACGCCGGCAGATCCAGATGGCCTACAACCAGGAGCACGGGATCGATCCGGCCCCGCTGCAGAAGAAGATCGCTGACATCACCGATCAGTTGGCCCGCGAGGACGCCGATACGGCGGATCTGCTGCAGGGGATGGGTGGGTTGGCCACCGGATTCCAGTACGGAAAGGGTCAGCGCGGCTGGACGGGGTTCCAGAAGGACGGTGACCAGGCTGAGCAGGAGACCGCCGCCTCCACCACACCGGCCAAGGACCTGGCCGACCTCATCGAGCAGATGACCCAGCAGATGCACAACGCCGCCGAAGAGCTGAACTTCGAGCTGGCCGCACGCCTGCGCGATGAGATCGGGGACCTGAAGAAGGAGCTGCGCCAGATGAAGGCCGCGGAGTAG
- the coaE gene encoding dephospho-CoA kinase, translated as MSDCLSVGLTGGIASGKSAVSQRMAELGAVVIDADLLARQVMEPGTEGLAEAVEAFGEGILRADGSLDRPVLGRIVFGDEAARERLNSIVHPRVRAASARLREQAAPGAVVVEDIPLLVETGQQERFDVVVVVQAPEQERIRRIVEDRGATEQEARSRIDAQGTDAQREAAADVVLDNSGTLQQLQTQVDELMEKLTARAAARA; from the coding sequence ATGAGTGATTGTCTGAGCGTGGGGCTGACCGGGGGGATCGCCTCGGGGAAGTCGGCGGTGTCGCAGCGGATGGCCGAGCTCGGGGCGGTGGTCATCGACGCCGACCTGCTGGCTCGGCAGGTGATGGAGCCCGGCACCGAGGGTCTCGCCGAGGCCGTGGAGGCCTTCGGTGAGGGGATCCTGCGTGCTGATGGGTCCTTGGACCGGCCGGTGCTGGGACGGATCGTCTTCGGCGATGAGGCGGCGCGTGAGCGGCTGAACTCCATCGTGCATCCGCGGGTGCGCGCGGCGTCTGCCCGGCTGCGCGAGCAGGCCGCGCCGGGTGCTGTGGTGGTCGAGGACATCCCGCTGCTGGTGGAGACCGGCCAGCAGGAACGCTTCGACGTCGTCGTGGTGGTCCAGGCTCCGGAGCAGGAGCGGATCCGGCGGATCGTGGAAGACCGTGGCGCCACGGAGCAGGAGGCGCGGTCGAGGATCGACGCCCAGGGCACGGACGCCCAGCGTGAGGCCGCCGCCGACGTGGTGCTGGACAACAGCGGGACTCTGCAGCAGCTGCAGACCCAGGTGGATGAGCTCATGGAGAAACTCACAGCGCGGGCCGCAGCACGGGCGTAA
- a CDS encoding BCCT family transporter yields MLQKVHDLFRLRTNPLLFFTSSGIMLLFVVATLFIPEAMGAFWADVAGFVFDYFGWFFVFGVSVFLIFLIYIGMSRFGRLKLGADDEKPQHSDIAWFGMLFAAGIGTILMFWAVAEPANHFAAPPRAEDLGIEPRSQEAAQEAIGFTLYHFGLHTWTIFALPGLAFAYFIYKRNLPPRVSSLFQPILGDKIHGGIGKAIDIFSIVGTIFGIGMSIGLGTLQIHSGLAARFGVPEEDWAIWVIVATVTVVATISAVAGIDKGIKRLSNFNIGVAIALLLFILLTGPTIFLLRGMVESASIYAGILPEVMFWNDTFADTGWQQSWTIFYWAWTISWAPFVGIFIARISRGRSVRQFVAGVLGLPTLFTIIWFGIWAAGTFDIEFNGGGGLVDTVLDEGAEAAMFAFLEHFPLADVTSAVAIMLVGIFFITSLDSASLVLDDMCNGYDGDGRPKGTTAPHQRAVWTVYIGIVATVLLTFTPGEEGGVAVLRDVALFFGLPFMILAFFMMYSLQRAMKEDAGEIGFLRSRRWLKTLPPEEYERRMEENDPTLANIVVAPDYAEGTQPENAPEVEHAEQPEIVEEYRIRTGETPTVDPVTGEPVEAPWEEPRS; encoded by the coding sequence ATGTTACAGAAAGTCCATGATCTGTTCAGGCTGCGGACCAATCCGCTGCTCTTCTTCACGTCGTCGGGGATCATGCTCCTCTTCGTAGTCGCCACTCTGTTCATCCCGGAGGCGATGGGGGCCTTCTGGGCCGACGTCGCAGGCTTCGTCTTCGACTACTTCGGCTGGTTCTTCGTCTTCGGCGTCTCGGTGTTCCTGATCTTCCTGATCTACATCGGCATGAGCAGGTTCGGCCGGCTGAAACTGGGGGCCGATGACGAGAAGCCCCAGCACTCGGACATCGCCTGGTTCGGCATGCTCTTCGCCGCCGGAATCGGGACCATCCTGATGTTCTGGGCCGTGGCCGAGCCTGCCAACCATTTCGCCGCGCCCCCGCGCGCTGAGGACCTGGGCATCGAGCCGCGCAGCCAGGAGGCCGCCCAGGAAGCCATCGGGTTCACCCTCTACCACTTCGGTCTGCACACCTGGACGATCTTCGCGCTGCCCGGCCTGGCCTTCGCCTACTTCATCTATAAGAGGAACCTGCCCCCGCGCGTCTCCTCGCTGTTCCAGCCGATCCTCGGTGACAAGATCCACGGCGGCATCGGCAAGGCCATCGACATCTTCTCCATCGTCGGCACGATCTTCGGCATCGGCATGTCCATCGGACTGGGCACACTGCAGATCCACTCGGGCCTGGCCGCGCGCTTCGGCGTCCCGGAGGAGGATTGGGCGATCTGGGTGATCGTCGCGACGGTGACCGTGGTGGCCACCATCTCGGCGGTGGCCGGCATCGACAAGGGGATCAAGCGGCTCTCGAACTTCAACATCGGTGTGGCCATCGCGCTGCTGCTGTTCATCCTGCTGACCGGCCCCACGATCTTCCTGCTGCGCGGCATGGTGGAGTCGGCCAGCATCTATGCCGGGATCCTGCCCGAGGTGATGTTCTGGAACGACACCTTCGCCGACACCGGATGGCAGCAGAGCTGGACCATCTTCTACTGGGCCTGGACCATCTCCTGGGCGCCCTTCGTGGGCATCTTCATCGCCCGCATCTCCCGAGGCCGCAGCGTGCGACAGTTCGTGGCCGGGGTGCTGGGGCTGCCCACTCTGTTCACCATCATCTGGTTCGGCATCTGGGCCGCCGGCACCTTCGACATCGAGTTCAACGGCGGAGGCGGCCTCGTGGACACTGTCCTGGACGAGGGCGCCGAAGCAGCCATGTTCGCCTTCCTGGAGCACTTCCCGCTGGCCGATGTGACCAGCGCCGTGGCCATCATGCTGGTCGGCATCTTCTTCATCACCTCCCTGGACTCCGCCTCCCTGGTGCTGGATGACATGTGCAACGGCTACGACGGCGACGGCCGCCCCAAGGGCACCACAGCACCCCACCAGCGCGCGGTGTGGACCGTCTACATCGGCATCGTCGCCACCGTGCTGCTGACCTTCACGCCCGGCGAGGAGGGCGGTGTGGCCGTGCTGCGCGACGTGGCACTGTTCTTCGGTCTGCCGTTCATGATCCTGGCGTTCTTCATGATGTACAGCCTCCAGCGGGCCATGAAGGAGGACGCTGGTGAGATCGGCTTCCTGCGCAGCCGTCGCTGGCTGAAGACCCTGCCGCCGGAGGAGTACGAACGCCGCATGGAGGAGAACGACCCCACGCTGGCCAACATCGTGGTGGCTCCGGACTACGCTGAAGGGACGCAGCCGGAGAATGCGCCGGAGGTCGAACACGCCGAGCAGCCGGAGATCGTGGAGGAATACCGCATCCGCACCGGCGAGACCCCCACGGTGGATCCGGTCACCGGCGAACCTGTGGAGGCACCGTGGGAGGAGCCCCGGAGCTGA